ctttaccgccccctggctcacagctcagtggacatttagattagatatatttgacacatttaaggaaaataccaataaaataaaaataaataaatgttccctttagaattttttttgctcttttttgctctaaaaaaatagttgttttcttttacaatcattcatcttagcagtaggatttacattaaaagagaaacaaattaagtttgagtgaaaatatacatttttgcactctctagtcaactgactcagtgactgaaatgactcaagaaacccaattcactttggtgagtgactcattaaaactcgattcagtaaaaagaatcgaatttaccatcactacagGCTAGTGCAACTGTAATTCTTCAGATGGCTGATAAAGTAACAAAACAAGATGCAGTGATGaccaattttaaataaattaaaaataagctAAAATGTAAGTTTAGAATAAGATCACATCAAAAGAAATTTAGAAATTAcattaaagaaatattttaaaccccaaattttaagaaaaaggctgaaaaaacataacaataactaaaaataaggctagagaaaataaaaaaaaatagcacaaTTGTTATTAAAAATTTAAGAGTGtaagaaaccaaaacaaaaaaaaatgaataaaaacaatatattaattaaaatggaaaaactaaataaaaacaaagtaaatgtcTATCAAAATATCTAATAAAAAACAAGGACTTTATTTTAAAGTCAGAAAGGTAGCAGTATAGGATTTTTTcaaaaaaggagggaaaaaaacaacaaaaaacaatggggtaaatgtaaaatgtaaatatatagaCTTACAAATTGTCCTTCATCGATTCCAATCACACAAGCTCGCAGTGCCAGAGGCCGCACATCCCTCAGAGAATTTGCTGGTACAGCTTCCATTGTGCTTCTAAAAGATGTACCAGAGAGAAGGAACTTAACTTCAGACAGATGAGTGCACAGTCATTGCATTCGCTGTGACTGACCTGCTGAAATATTTACACAATCCATTTGCACACTTAACTCCTCCACAAGAAAATGCACATCTGAGAAGTCTCACCACTAGAGGTCAGCTGGTGCTAACGTGTCATAACTTGGATTAAGGTAAAAGGAAGCAGCAAATGCAGCTTCTCGTCTATTTTTATTAAAACTCATCTTTTAGAGAATTACTTAAGTGCTGCATTTGTTTGATGTTCATAATTATATGAAGACAATCAGTAGGATTATGCTTTCAGGTGTTCTACCTCTGCTGTATAACAACAAAATTATTGTTAAGGACTAATGTGTCCAAGGAGAGCACTTCCAGACTAAGGTTTACTTGTCGGAAAATTGCATGCAGCTGTgcacaaattaaaaatgaactACTAAGCAAGACTGCATAGGGCTAatgtctcctcttcctcctatTATGAAAACCAGAGGGTATTTCTCTGGATATGAACAGCTCAGCTAAACAACAAAGTAAACAGAAAAAACGAGGCTTACTTGTCATGAGTGGCCATGCCCGCGTCGGAGTACCGTGTATCTTTGGCATATTTGATCACCAGGCAGTTGTACTGGGCTATCTGGAAACGGCGCACTCTTCTCATCAGTTCAGTGCTGCAGAGTAAATAAAGTTTGCATACATCAGTTAAAGCCGGATGTTTATTTTCTACATGGACATAAAACTATAGTGCAGgccttctcacacacacacgtaagcGCGGTAATGAATGCTACGTAACATGATTAGTATGAAAATAGTGCAAAAATCAGTGCACAGGTCGTTAAAATGTACCATATGCTGTATTAATGTGTATCAACTGCACGCTGTACAGTAACACGAACTGTTTTTATGAATGGGAGCCGGATAAACAATGCAGAATTTGGCGGGCTGTTTCGGTTTTGGCGGAAAATCTTGATATAGTTTGTTTTAACATAATTTTACACGTTGGACACGTAAAAAAAATGGCTAATTAACGCCTCTAAAAATGCTTTCTTTATAGGTTTATAAGTGAAGAACTCACCTTTTGCCTGAAAACATCGGTCCAAAGATGACCTGCAAACGACAACAAAGAGCCGATGTCAGGACGTGAAAGCCGGTGACTACTCTTACCCTTTAGATAAACAGCTAACAGTATTTATATTTTCTTAATTAACCTGAGGGTGATTTTTGTTGTAGACACCTACCTGAATTTGTCCCCGGGCTTTCCTCGGTGAGTTCGGTAGGACTCTTGGAAAATCTACGCAGTCCATGTTCATTTAAAATACACAATAACTtagtaataaaacaataaaagacacaaaaaacagGTAATTACAACCGCTGCTATCTACAAAATGGTAAAGTAGTCAGGAAACAAGAAGTTGAATCTCTCGCGCCGGCAGTTGTCGGCGGATTTATCCACAGTTCCACCAATCAGCAGAGAGTCATGTGATATCTTTTGCACCAAACAGGCTCAACGGCTCATGTCTGCCACTATTGACCAATCAGAGCCAAGAGGGGTGTTTCGTTAGCCTAAAAAATGGAGGGCTaaagaaaaactctcttttttaGGCTAAAAGCGCATattttctttaataatttacagttttatgttaatattTGTAAAGTAAAACCCCTCTGCGCTTACGTAAAATAATATAAGTAATGTTTGCATGTTAAGTATAAAAGCAAAAGGTTttgtttcatatattttatgCATTAACATGTCAGGAGTATCTACTGTAGATGCATGGGGGTAATTTTACTCGTTTGATATAATTGCAGGGCCACTTGATAACAATTCACTGTAATATACACTGGCTGGTCAGTTTATtaagtacacctgttcaactggtTGTTTGCACAAGTACCTAATCATGGAAGCAAGGtggtcaagacaacctgctgaagttcaaagaaAGGTGATCATGAgagtttcagaaactgctggcCTAGTGGGATTTTTTACTTGATAgttcaaaaatgagaaaatatccaCTGaatggcagttctctgggtcaaaatgccttgttgatgtcagaggacaATGGACAGACAGCTTCAAGCTAATAGGAAAtacaactcaaataaccactcgttGCAACCAATGTGTACAgaaaagcatctctgaatgAACAACATGTGGAAGCTTGAAGCAGATGCGCTACAGCAACAGGAGACAAACACCCGGGCAACCCTGTTTCATCtaagagcaggaaactgaagctacgGTTTGCATAGGCTCATCTtaattggacaatagaagaaaaatggaaatgGAATGGGAAAATGCTGCTTCGTTTGTCTGCTGAGAGATTCAGATAGGGCCAGAATGTGGATGCGTGCCTTGTATCAGGATGGACCCATGGttttatattgtatattttCTTGACAAAGTTTGGCCCCTTAGTAACAACTGAGTATAATTTAAGCACCACCTTATAAtaaagcttgtttttttttgtcttcatccattttattaaaacaatgaTATGTATATGGAGTTTAGTAATTATTatctttggtgtttatgaaacAAAACAGTGGGCCTATGTTTACTTATTTTAGCCAGTATTAGTAAGTATTTATTCACAAGGCTAAAGACCCACAGTATTTACATGCTAATCatctgtatgtatatgtatatgtatgtatctgtattctTCAAGAAATAACCTCACCACTGTTAACtataacatttttttcatgtttcattttgtttaatatCTATTTAGGTTTAATTTACTAAACATCCAATTTTCATTCAATGCACAGTCTGTATTTTCCATCAGCTGCCCCATGGCTCATCCAAATGACTGTGGTAAATAGATTCCAGCTACCCTCTGTTTTCCTTGTTTTGTCAGCTTTTTTGAATAATTTATAGTTTATGCTATTACTTGTCCTATGGCTCCTTGTAGTGTAGGTTTATTCTACATTACATTAGTGTTAACTGCACTGTTTGTAAAGCTGTACTTCCTGTATAGCTGTGCATTAGGTCACATGTTTGATCAAATCCCGGAACTagatataaataaagaaaatgtagcTTTTAGCAACCGTTACTTCCCATTTTTGTAAAGTAAACAATACGGTTTGAAGCCTCTCCCACTACCTGTCTGACATGTTCGGGTTAAACATTTCTGAACTATAGCCGACCACGTCCACAACAGGCATGGctgatttatttacttttctaAACTGAGGGTCAGTCTGAAGTTCAGTCCACAGTTGAGAGCACACCTTCTGTATTCATCAGCCAGCGACGACTTTAAACACCACAGGAGAAAAAGATAATGCACTGGACAGAGATGAAGAAAGAGGTAAGAGCTtaatttttatgatttttgtttttctgtgttattaGGATTAGTCCAGTCTTAATTCAGTGTGAAAACAAGAAGAGATCACCCACCCTGCACAGGATTGAGTTAGGAACCGTCTGCAAAATTACCTGGCTTACTGAAACAACAGACTTGGGCAGTAATATAAAACCTATAAGACATATTTTTCTGCTATTATTTTTTAAGCTTCCGTGTAATGAGAAAATGGAGTGCGCAATTAAATCCCCCACAGAGGGCAGACACCCGGATATTGGTACTTTGGATTATAAGATATGCTTTATTGATCCCTAAAGTTGGGAAATTACTGCGATATCGCTGCCAAAACTCAAACACAACCCACAACAACATAGTCTAATAAAAAAGAACagagcaataaaaataaatacacagtcACACAACAAAATAGTTCAATAaggtaaaatattaaaataaaaagaattctGTTAAATAGTGTAATAAAGaatgataaaaatgtaaataaactaCAACAGAAATATGTATAAAAAGCTGAATATAATGTGATGAAGTGCCTCTATAAAGTTGGTGTGTCTGATATGTCTTTATATTccctgtaaagcactttgtaataGAATCTgtcttaaaaagtgctatataaatacattttacttacttactaaaagcttaataaattcaacaaagcaaaataaatcAGAAAAACAGGTACACTACTACAGTttgtaaaagttttttttaagtaattgtCAGATAAAGTGGCTCAAAATACACAGTCTAACTGTAGTGGACAGTTCCTGCAGTGTgaatttaataatatttttcagtataatttttttttcctttcttttttttagcagcCCTGGTGTAATTTCACGCAGCTATTTCACcttccaaatatttttttcatgttttcgtCAACTATATCACATGACTCACCATTCTGATAACAATAAAAAGAACTTGGAGTAATATAAGCACCAAAGCAGCGGTGTCATTGCGGCAGCGGAGGGCGCTGTTCACCGTATTTACGTCGCTGGTCGCCGGCTGGTGGTGGTTGGTGTCTCTTCTTTCATGGCCGCGCAGCTCTCAGGAGTTTCTCTGTCTTGCAGGAGCTCGAGAGGCAGTATTCCCCCAGCAGGTGGTCCCGCAGGATGTCGGCCGACGACGTGATCAAAGCCCACGTGAAGGCTTTAAAGGAAGGTGGGTTTGTTGTGAAGCTGGATACGCACGACTGTGAAACCCGGCTGTGGCGAACAGGCAGGGCAGCAGGAACACAGGTGTCGTGCCAATGTCGGATACTCGGGGAAATCTGTGTCCGGGTCGATTATTTGTGCCTTACTTTGAAGCCTTGACACACATTCTGACAGAGaagctacattttttttcattgtgcAGCATTTATAAAAACACTCACAGTGCTTAATGACTTACTCTAAGACTTACTCTTTAATCTGCCAGATTACAAAATCCTACACCTGTGCATATTACTCATAAAACTACGTATTTTGGATCTTTAATGTAGTGTgagtactttttaaaaacaaaacatcagtgAATAAGTAATGCTAATAAGTCCCTCTGTCATTATACATGTAGTTTTAAAGAGCTTTAAACATAtttggggcatttttttttttttagatctaTAAGTCTTAGATCTGTGACCTTTTTCCTGATAGAAATCACCAGTTTtgcctgttttcatttttgataaatggttttaattcaagtggtaaaatgtttttctttaaacagaaaacagtCTACTGATATGAAAATATGCAGCATTGCTCAGAATGATTTCTAATTAATTTGTCAGCAAACATGCATTTGATCTCTTTGTATCTGTAATCATGGCGTTGTGCCTAATGCTGTCTGCTGTTCAGGTACGGAGCAAGCCCGTAGTGTGGCTCAAACTTTACTCAATGTGCCATATGGGGAGGGAGATGGAGAGAAACTGGACGTCTATATACCCAACATCAACTCTCTGGGTACAGACATGCATGGTTCCCCCACACACTATTATCCTCCCAGTACAGGGAAGCTGGTATAGCATTAACAggcctcttcctctctctttcagATGTCCATCTTGTTGTTTACATACATGGAGGCTACTGGCAGTTTCTCAGGTCTGTGCTGTTGCTGGAATCTCTACATTTCCATCCATAAGTAGATTTCTGGGTCATTCATTTTGGGTTTTGTGGTCACACAGCAAAGAGGAGTCTGGGTTCATGGCTGTTCCGCTTGTTGATAAAGGTGTAGTGGTGGTTGCAGTCGGTTACGACATTGCCCCCAAAGGTAGAGCCTTTCCATTTTTGACAGTATTGTTTCCATTCTCTCAGGTGAAAAAGGATGATTTCAGAATATGAACTGAAAAATGTCAGCTCCTTGCTGTGGCCTTTCTTTTCAGGTAACATGGACCTGATGGTATCACAAGTTCGCAGGAGTATTGTGTCTGTCATTCAGCAGTATTCTCACATCAGGTAGCATtgcttgttttttatatttgtattgtatttctttctttctttagttCTTTAAACCTGATGATGAAGAATGTGAAAGCTCATCATCATCAGGCTTGAAGGATGTCATCTTAAAGCCTCCCAATCTAATGAAATTCTATTTGCAGCTGACTAAAATGTCACTGTCTCTGTTGTAAATGCACTGTGTCATTCTGATGATTCACTCAGTGGTCTGTACCTGTGTGGCCACTCTGCTGGGGCACACCTGGCTGCAATGGTCCTCTCAACTGACTGGTCCCAGTACAGCATCACTCCCCAGATTAAAGGTGAAGGCTGCCAGTTGAAACGGGACATGTAATCAGTAATATAATGAGGCAGAAGTAATTTAGTATTAACAAAATAGGAGGTTAAAACATGATACAGTTTGGTTTTCTGATTGTGTTTTAGGTGCTTTTCTTGTGAGTGGCATCTATGACCTGCTGCCCATCTTGTCCACCTACGTCAATGAGCCTTTGAAGATGACAGAGTAGGTGCCTCACCACACTACAGACTGCGGGAGAGCTTCTTTAGTACAACTACATGTACCATCCCCGTCGTGTTTGCAACTCACTTTTTACAGTTATTTGAATTTAGAAACACCAATGTGGACATCAACCCTGTGCTTGGTAACAGTAGTTATACTTAAACAGGGTGGGTttcaaaaaattaataaatgaatgaGGCTGATGCGGCAATGTGGTATCATAGTATACTCTCAACTGAACATCTGTTGAAGCACTGTCTTGGACTGTAGTGTTGTTGGTAGTCCAGCAGATGTATTCCCAGCAACATTGTCCATTGAAAGGGGAAATGATCCAGATCTAATTCGGGATCACTGGGAATTACTGggaattatttttttccctttaatgtTGAAGTTACATTCCAGTTGGTTATTATACCAAAAAAAACATCTAAGTTAATATGCCCTGATAAAGCCCAAATTCACCAGTTTTGCCcaatttattgtttattatgaGCGCTTAAGGCCTCAAAGCCCTTTAAAATTTGGTTGTTAACCAGTATCATAATATTTACATATATGGATAAAGTAAGCTGGATTCTATGAATAAGAGGAAGATTATGGTGTTACAGTTTAACCTTTCGAAATTAGCTAGCAACCTACCTCTTAAGCTGTCCTACTCTACTACATGTGCTGCAGACATAATAAGAGTATGTTCTAGAGAACGTTCATATGATGTCTCcaaatttttatttaacttcTTTGTTGTCTTGTGTTTTATGTAATAATCCTATCAGAAATTCCTGGATCCAGAGCCGGATCAGGATAAACTGCAAAACTGAGTCACTTGAAGTTTGGCTAAACCCCACTTCTGTTAAGATTTTTCTTACTGTTTTAGGAAAATTTCTTTCTAACACACAAACCAAACCGATCACTTAACCTCCTTGGCAGTGTTTAAAAACAGAGGGGGTGTAGTTAGAAATAAGTTACCAGATCTAGCCTGCTTCTCTACTTGAGGCTACATTAATTGGTGCTAACACACCTGAATGTTTGGAGGAGGTTGCCTTGGAAGCTTAGTGGTGTAATCCCATTGTTTACCAACTGAAGTTGggtttaaaaagtaattagacTTTCACAACTTGTAAACACTTTATGCAATTTCCCGATTTAATTATCCTACTTTCTCAAGCTTGGTAGCTGAGGTTGGTTGATGTGCACATTTGTCTTCCTTCTCAATGTGTAAATCTTAAAAAGTCCTTAAACTCATTTGTCATTGTCCAAATGAGTTTAAGGACTCCTGCAGTAATCCATTTGCATTTGGCTCCAAGTGCCAATGCGTGTGACGTAAAGAGCATTGTGTGAACGAATGTCGTGATGCTCATCACAAAGGAGAAACTGTGCGTGTAAATGTCCtggtgtgcatctgtgtgtccTCTGTTGGCCTGTGGTGCCAGTCAGTGCCTCATTCCTCTGTCTCCCGGGTGTCTGCTGTTTGCAGGGAGGTGGCAGTTAGGAACAGCCCCAGCAAGCTGGTCCCTCAGCTCAAactctcctcctccagctgtcAGATTGTTGTGGCTGTTGCTGAGAACGACTCGCCAGAGTTTCGCAAGCAGTCTGAGGAATTTTACAAAGTCAGTACCCATGTTTGAGAAGAAGCATTCAAGATAAATGATTTAGCTGTTGTGCCTTTTCTTTGCTCCATTGCTTGTTTTGTCCAATTTTCAATTCGAGCTCGTATTCAATTTGCAATATAAGAAAAGCTCCAAAAAATCTAAATTCAAACTAGGAAATGCTTGTCATTGTTCTTGTAAACAACATATGATGTATTCCTAAAATGTTCTGTTAAATCATCTCCTGGCCTTGTGGTGAATTGGTGTCTCCACCCAACAAGCCACAGTCTTTTAAGATGGAAATCACAAGCATTATGACTTGACTCGGAAACATGGGGTCaagcttttttgtgtgtcttttgttgGTGGAAACATCAATATACTTTCTAAATACGATGTTATGCAAATCTGCTCGTTTTTCTTGCTACCTCTTGTATTTCCTTTTAAGACTTTGGAGGCGTCAGGACTGAATGTGACCATGGAGGATGTGGCAAATACAGATCACTTCAGTATTATTGAGAAGCTGGTTGATGGAGAGTATCACCTAACAAAGGTAAATAtgcaaacaaaaccaaagttaTTGAAAATGATTATGAATGTCAGTGCTTTTATTTACCACTCACCCTGTCTTTCAAAGCTTTATGAGATCAATATACTGTATTAACTTATAGCCTAGTCAAATTTCACCTCCTAACATTCAGCCGCTCTTTtactaaaaagaataaaagtttACAAGTCAAAAAAGTGCCTCTGTAGATTATCTTTCCATCAAATGTTCAACAAATGTAGTTGATTTGAACCTAATTTCTGCACATGTTTATGGACTATACGTTTTGTCATCATCTTAATTTCCTGGTTTCTTTGTAGCTTCTCCTGAAGATGATGGGGAAGAGCTGAGGTGTTTTATCCATCATCTAATATCAACATACCTCGGTATCAACGAACACCTCTGAACAGAGCCATCATGCAGCAACACTGACTGAAATATGCATTGTTTCAGATTTGTACTGTGGTAAATCTACATTTTGTGTCCATTTGGATCCTTTGTCAATGAGGTGCTGTGGATTGTTTTGATGTCTAGTTTCACTATTTATGACCTTGTTCACTGTAGTTACtgcttcctttttcctttttaaggCCTAAGCTTTGTATGTTTCAGCCACCATGTTATGAATTGTGTGCCTAAAACTAAGTCACATAAAAATGGCAGTGGTAGTAAAACTATAATTTTAGATTCAGTTTAACAGATTACTTAACAGCTATTGTGCAAAATGTTTGTCCTGTCTCATACCTTGCAGAGTCGATTGTTAGTTTTGGTATATTTccggtgtttgtgtgtgggtgggtctgtctggtttgtgaatttttattgtattttttccaTGAGCTGGACAACAATAGGAGTTTAGGTCAACAATAATGAAACCGAATGTAGCTTTTTATGATAACTTCCACAATGCTTATATGTCACCCAGGGAACTTTAATATGTTGTTGCTGAAAATAATGTGTCTTTGcactttttatttgattttaatctAGTTCAAGAATCTGAATATTCAGgctttattttaaattgcaGATACAACTAAATTGAAACTGATGCACATCACTACCTATGGCCATTACTCTAACATCTGACAAAACTGTTTACATGACTATGTACACTGTGTTCTGTTTATTGTTACTTATAAAGAGAACAATcagtaaatatttatatttgagAAGCGATAATGCTGTCAGTCAAATTTatctttgtttattgttttcttgtttagcAAATGATTTAAACTTGGAATACAAGTATGCAAAGGTGGTGAGGGACTCTAAATCCATTACTATACTTAGAAAACAACAATTACATGTTCATGCAGTATAACTAATGCAATAttccattttaaaatattacagatatttcattcattcatcgccttgaggcgacttttgttgtgatttggcgctatataaataaaattgaattgaattgaattgaaaatttatACTGAAAACTATAAATGGCAACTAATCAGTTCTGTTTTATTGTTCTAAAGGCAGTTCCAGCAACAGTTTTACTGTACAGTTTGGCCCATAAGTTTTCAGATAGTGATAGATTTTAACTCAAGcagtgattgaagtgcagactttcagctttaattcaagggctTTAACAAAAGTGTTTAAGGATTACAGCAAATGTTTTTCGTATAGCTGCTCATTTTCAGAGGCTTAAAAGAAAATGGATAAACTAGAATAAGTCACAATATTAGGACTGTTTTGACCCTTGGATGAAAACCCTTTGCAGTCTTGTGCAGCCTGAAGTCAtggacatcaccaaatgctgttTTTCCCCTCCCTTAAAAAGCTCTGCCTATACTTTTTTTCACAGTCAGTGCCATACTTTTTGTGTGTACAAACCTAACTTTAGGCTATaggaaaaaaaacttcacattaTAATGTAAATAATTCCACATATTGAGTACTAAGGTAATAGGTAGTTTGATACTAATATTACTTACAGTACTGTAAGTCCCCCCCCCCTTTAAAAGTCTGGAAACCCCCttgctttcttttaaataacacaatcatgccataaattaaaaataagtttaaaaagtacatattttattaaaaaaaaaaaaaagtacatattTTAAAGTAAGAATATGTGTTGTTTTCACTGACGTAATGGTGTGGGTAATTGATGTGTACTCGGGTGGTTCAGGAGCGCTTTGTTTTGATCTTGAAGCCTTTTAAAACGATGATAGTAATGATTACAGTGGTTATGATGACATTTCTCCCGTCAACTGGATATCATTAGTAAGTTAGTAGTCATGGTGATTACTGAGCCATAATTTGGATGTGCAGACGCCCAGTTTAGCTGCTCCGGAGTCTCGGAACAGGAGGAGCTAATCATCGAGAAACTTCCAACCGAACAGTCATCAAAGATGGACAGTCGGGCTGATTTACAGAAGACTGTCTACACCAGGTGAGTCCTCAGAGTCTCAGCGAAGAGCTCGACCTATTAAACCCTTGAAGTAGTTCACTGATTTTAAATCCGAGGAATAAATGTTGTTAGTAACGTTAAGATGCTAGCTGACGCTAGCTGCGTGGCTAACGGGTGCCGGTGCGTTTCTAACTCTCAAAGTGTTTAGCCAACTCTTATGTGGCTACTTTAAATACGTTAAATCCTTTAGGTTTTCACAGTTTGAGGCTCCAGTCTACGGCTGTGCTTGTGTGAGAAAGTCGGGCAAAGTTTACAAACTGCCAGGGGGTGATTTGTTTGGTATTTTACAGGTCGCCTTATCTCTGCTTTCGTGGCCGCGTGGACGCAGGTAGACACCAAGCGACGGGGAGGTGGGGGGGTTGGTTATTCAACAGGCAACTAGTGAGAGATACCTCACTTTATCTGGGACTTAAGCGTTTTTATTTTGTACTTATTTACACGTTTAAACAGTGTCCCACGTATTTACTAGCTTAGAGAGATGTGCTGATCTGTCCCAGTTGTTAAGATGATGAGCAGAAAGGAGATCAGCTAAACTAGTCTTTACAGTAGAAAAGTGAACGCAGAGGTTTACAAAACTGTAATATAAGACCATAAAACAAACCACAGGATATATTGTATTTATCCCAAAAGTTGGGAAACTCTCAGATTTGTTATACTTGTTAAATAATGAACACAACCTAAACAGAATAGATTGAATAGCTCTAATAAGTAGACTGCGATAAaggtcattaaaaataaaaaggctcTATTATCTATATCTTATACAAataatttaaagttaaaatatatacagTAATATTAAATGGTTATTAAACACGTAGTTCGGTGTAACAGAGTGCATTTATGATAGAAGAAGTAGAAACCGCAATTAAATACAATGCAATAGTTGTTCGTATTATTGATGCCAAACCTTTAATCTGCccagtttgtgtttattttctaaGTTTGATATATCATAATATAAGTATTAATGATTGTGCAGCTAATTTTTCTTGTTTAGTGATCTCACAACAGAGATGTGTTAACGTCCTCAGACTGTTGTAACTTTATTGGTCCATCCTGTGGTAAATGAACTGCATTGTTTCTAATGAGCACCAAGAAGCGACTCAGGTGATTGCAAAAGGGCTTCAGGTTGAAAACGGCCCTCTGCCCCTATGCTCTGACCTCAGTCAACCCTTTTCCTTTCAGGTCATACTGAGTAAAATTCCAAGTCTATTTTATATAATTATGGTCATTCTGAGAATCAGAAAGGAGGATTACCAGGATATCGTCACTGGTTAAGGATTTGTCAATCAGAAGACATTGTATAACAGGAATTCGCAACATGACCACAAACCAGTGTGTGATGTTACTTTGACTCCACCCATTTTTTCATACCATTCATGGTTCCAAGCCCAGCTTCGTTTATT
This sequence is a window from Oreochromis niloticus isolate F11D_XX linkage group LG6, O_niloticus_UMD_NMBU, whole genome shotgun sequence. Protein-coding genes within it:
- the afmid gene encoding kynurenine formamidase, coding for MHWTEMKKEELERQYSPSRWSRRMSADDVIKAHVKALKEGTEQARSVAQTLLNVPYGEGDGEKLDVYIPNINSLDVHLVVYIHGGYWQFLSKEESGFMAVPLVDKGVVVVAVGYDIAPKGNMDLMVSQVRRSIVSVIQQYSHISGLYLCGHSAGAHLAAMVLSTDWSQYSITPQIKGAFLVSGIYDLLPILSTYVNEPLKMTEEVAVRNSPSKLVPQLKLSSSSCQIVVAVAENDSPEFRKQSEEFYKTLEASGLNVTMEDVANTDHFSIIEKLVDGEYHLTKLLLKMMGKS